A genome region from Acidimicrobiia bacterium includes the following:
- a CDS encoding VOC family protein, producing MTTNTTTVAGYSHVTVMVDDLDAAVTFYCDVLGFEVLPRPAEFGPGAWLQVGSAQLHIGVVDRMPEKGRGLPHFALLVPADVFDTTMAALEERGIPFLMGPSARTDFGRPVRAAFIQDPSGNAIELPDVDPAPLSAPALPA from the coding sequence ATGACGACGAATACCACGACCGTCGCCGGATACAGCCACGTCACCGTGATGGTCGACGACCTCGACGCGGCCGTCACCTTCTATTGCGATGTCCTCGGCTTCGAGGTGTTGCCGCGGCCCGCGGAGTTCGGCCCCGGTGCGTGGCTCCAGGTGGGCTCCGCCCAGCTCCACATCGGCGTTGTCGACCGGATGCCCGAAAAGGGCCGCGGGCTCCCGCACTTCGCGCTCCTGGTACCGGCCGATGTCTTCGACACGACCATGGCCGCGCTCGAAGAACGCGGCATCCCCTTCCTCATGGGTCCGAGTGCCCGTACCGACTTCGGCCGCCCCGTGCGCGCCGCCTTCATCCAGGACCCGTCCGGGAACGCGATCGAGCTCCCCGACGTCGACCCCGCCCCATTATCCGCACCCGCCCTACCTGCTTGA
- a CDS encoding phosphotransferase family protein, whose product MAPHAPAGIDFDGLAPWFTANVPQFRPPFTAEQIVGGRSNITVRLTDADGRDCIIRRPPLHSVLATAHDVGREYRIIHALGPTDVPVPEAFGNCTDEAVIGAPFYVMEYVEGIVLNDVGTALHTLDEAARRNASNSVVDAHVSLHAVDVNAVGLGDLARKDDYIGRQLRRWHRQYEQTKTSDVPGLERVYKFLSERIPEQRESTIVHGDLRLGNCIIDQHGTVLAVLDWELCTLGDPLADIGYLLATSPEPSDDVISDNYSPTIAPGFATRAEVAERYQRASGRDLSQIEYYIAFSQWKLACILQGVLVRAEAGAQGERAGDLDPMRSRIEMCVMLAERHASRL is encoded by the coding sequence GTGGCACCGCACGCGCCGGCCGGCATCGACTTCGACGGACTTGCCCCGTGGTTCACCGCGAACGTGCCGCAGTTCCGGCCGCCCTTCACGGCCGAACAGATCGTAGGTGGACGTTCCAACATCACGGTCCGGCTCACCGATGCCGACGGACGCGACTGCATCATCCGACGACCACCGCTCCACAGCGTGCTGGCTACTGCGCACGACGTTGGCCGCGAGTATCGCATCATCCATGCGCTCGGCCCGACCGACGTGCCGGTCCCCGAGGCGTTCGGCAACTGCACCGACGAGGCCGTCATCGGCGCGCCGTTCTACGTGATGGAGTACGTCGAGGGCATCGTCCTCAACGACGTCGGCACTGCGTTGCACACACTCGACGAAGCCGCTCGGCGGAACGCGAGCAACTCGGTCGTCGACGCGCATGTCTCGCTCCACGCGGTCGACGTCAATGCGGTAGGTCTCGGTGACCTCGCGCGCAAGGACGACTACATCGGTCGCCAACTCCGGCGCTGGCACCGGCAGTACGAGCAGACAAAGACGAGCGACGTTCCCGGGCTCGAACGCGTCTACAAGTTCCTGTCGGAGCGCATCCCGGAGCAACGAGAGAGCACCATCGTGCACGGCGACCTGCGGCTCGGAAACTGCATCATCGACCAGCACGGCACCGTGCTCGCGGTGCTCGACTGGGAGCTGTGCACGCTCGGTGACCCGCTCGCCGACATCGGGTACCTGCTCGCGACGTCGCCGGAACCGAGCGACGACGTGATCTCCGACAACTACTCCCCCACCATCGCGCCGGGATTCGCGACACGCGCCGAGGTGGCCGAGCGATACCAACGCGCGTCCGGTCGCGATCTCTCCCAGATCGAGTACTACATCGCGTTCTCGCAGTGGAAGCTGGCGTGCATCCTCCAGGGAGTGCTGGTGCGAGCGGAGGCCGGGGCGCAGGGCGAACGGGCCGGCGATCTCGATCCAATGCGAAGCCGTATCGAGATGTGCGTGATGCTCGCCGAGCGGCACGCCTCGAGGTTGTAG
- a CDS encoding enoyl-CoA hydratase/isomerase family protein, whose amino-acid sequence MAEDVTVAVEDSVATVEFHRPPNNFFDVELIRALVDAVFALDDDPECRAIVLCSEGKNFCAGADLGPQSDLVDQTADLYAQAVQLFSARKPIVAAVQGAAVGGGLGLALAADFRVATPESRFSCNFAKLGFHQGFGISVTLPAIVGQQRALELMYTGGQARGAEALAIGLCDRLTSPEDLRDATRELATEIAASGPLAVLAIRETMRGDLAHKVREATKREHEAQQTLRQTDDFREGVAAMAERRLPSFTGQ is encoded by the coding sequence ATGGCCGAGGACGTCACCGTCGCCGTCGAGGACTCCGTCGCCACGGTCGAGTTCCACCGTCCTCCGAACAACTTCTTCGACGTCGAACTCATCCGTGCGTTGGTCGACGCCGTGTTCGCGCTCGACGACGATCCCGAGTGCCGCGCCATCGTGCTCTGCTCGGAGGGCAAGAACTTCTGCGCGGGCGCCGACCTCGGTCCGCAGTCCGACCTCGTGGACCAGACCGCAGATCTCTACGCGCAGGCCGTGCAGCTCTTCTCGGCTCGCAAGCCGATCGTCGCCGCGGTGCAGGGAGCCGCGGTGGGAGGTGGACTCGGACTCGCGCTGGCAGCCGACTTCCGCGTCGCCACGCCGGAGTCGCGGTTCAGCTGTAACTTCGCGAAGCTCGGCTTCCACCAGGGGTTCGGCATCTCGGTGACCCTGCCCGCGATCGTCGGCCAGCAACGTGCGCTCGAGCTGATGTACACCGGCGGCCAGGCGAGGGGCGCCGAAGCGCTCGCGATCGGACTGTGCGACCGCCTCACCAGCCCGGAGGACCTGCGCGACGCAACGCGGGAGCTTGCGACCGAGATCGCGGCGTCGGGTCCGCTCGCGGTGCTGGCCATCCGCGAGACCATGCGCGGCGATCTCGCGCACAAGGTGCGCGAAGCAACGAAGCGCGAACACGAAGCGCAGCAGACACTCCGACAAACCGACGACTTCCGTGAGGGTGTCGCCGCGATGGCCGAGCGACGCCTGCCGAGCTTCACAGGGCAGTAA